Proteins encoded by one window of Cloeon dipterum chromosome 2, ieCloDipt1.1, whole genome shotgun sequence:
- the LOC135935300 gene encoding mid1-interacting protein 1-B isoform X1: protein METNRNCLRRFTCHEETEFSAQSILRAMDKFVKAVNVMDETILVPSRLMDLKISDETSGKELNKSRRRLAKELNNTDLYSVYSMINGVKNELLWGQPAAPAEAASDAVEQQTQPHVVKGHIRRPSTVSVASTSSAVSTTSDTDSETGIENDIGSESDDYTQAVSDKFKHHLSGLFSCLEHMTEAAAYLTARYQIDIGGSSV from the exons ATGGAGACGAACAG AAACTGCCTGCGTCGCTTCACGTGCCACGAGGAGACCGAGTTTTCTGCACAGAGCATCCTGCGCGCCATGGACAAGTTCGTGAAGGCTGTGAATGTGATGGACGAGACGATTCTGGTGCCGAGTCGGCTGATGGACCTGAAAATCTCGGACGAGACGAGCGGCAAGGAGCTGAACAAGagccggcggcggctggccaAGGAGCTGAACAACACGGACCTCTACAGCGTCTACAGCATGATCAACGGCGTGAAGAACGAGCTGCTGTGGGGCCAGCCGGCCGCGCCCGCGGAGGCCGCCTCGGACGCGGTCGAGCAGCAGACGCAGCCGCACGTGGTCAAGGGGCACATCCGGCGGCCGTCGACCGTCTCGGTGGCGTCCACGTCCTCGGCCGTCTCGACCACCAGCGACACGGACTCTGAGACGGGCATCGAGAACGACATCGGCAGCGAGTCGGACGACTACACGCAGGCCGTGTCGGACAAGTTCAAACACCACCTGAGCGGCCTGTTCAGCTGCCTCGAGCACATGACCGAGGCCGCCGCCTACCTCACCGCGCGCTACCAAATCGACATCGGCGGCTCCTCCGTCTGA
- the LOC135935300 gene encoding mid1-interacting protein 1-B isoform X2, whose product MDKFVKAVNVMDETILVPSRLMDLKISDETSGKELNKSRRRLAKELNNTDLYSVYSMINGVKNELLWGQPAAPAEAASDAVEQQTQPHVVKGHIRRPSTVSVASTSSAVSTTSDTDSETGIENDIGSESDDYTQAVSDKFKHHLSGLFSCLEHMTEAAAYLTARYQIDIGGSSV is encoded by the coding sequence ATGGACAAGTTCGTGAAGGCTGTGAATGTGATGGACGAGACGATTCTGGTGCCGAGTCGGCTGATGGACCTGAAAATCTCGGACGAGACGAGCGGCAAGGAGCTGAACAAGagccggcggcggctggccaAGGAGCTGAACAACACGGACCTCTACAGCGTCTACAGCATGATCAACGGCGTGAAGAACGAGCTGCTGTGGGGCCAGCCGGCCGCGCCCGCGGAGGCCGCCTCGGACGCGGTCGAGCAGCAGACGCAGCCGCACGTGGTCAAGGGGCACATCCGGCGGCCGTCGACCGTCTCGGTGGCGTCCACGTCCTCGGCCGTCTCGACCACCAGCGACACGGACTCTGAGACGGGCATCGAGAACGACATCGGCAGCGAGTCGGACGACTACACGCAGGCCGTGTCGGACAAGTTCAAACACCACCTGAGCGGCCTGTTCAGCTGCCTCGAGCACATGACCGAGGCCGCCGCCTACCTCACCGCGCGCTACCAAATCGACATCGGCGGCTCCTCCGTCTGA